In Paractinoplanes brasiliensis, the following proteins share a genomic window:
- a CDS encoding helix-turn-helix domain-containing protein → MQEISDVVRQRIRGLRQARGWSLDALAVRCHLSPSTLSRIETGRRRIDLEQLVALARALDTTIDHLVEPVDDADVIIRPMQHQEPGLTTWVLSREPARNSGSHVAKMRITPERRTGPEFQAVHPGREWFTVISGTALLFLGERQIPVAAGNAAEFSTMIPHSIGAVGGPVEILTIFDQEGERAHAAQ, encoded by the coding sequence ATGCAGGAGATTTCGGACGTCGTACGGCAGCGGATCCGTGGTCTGCGGCAGGCCCGCGGGTGGAGCCTCGACGCGCTGGCCGTCCGCTGTCACCTCAGCCCGTCCACGCTGAGCCGGATCGAGACCGGGCGCCGGCGCATCGACCTGGAGCAGCTGGTGGCGCTGGCCCGCGCCCTCGACACCACGATCGACCACCTGGTCGAGCCGGTCGACGACGCCGACGTCATCATCCGGCCGATGCAGCATCAGGAGCCGGGGCTGACGACGTGGGTGCTGTCGCGCGAGCCGGCCCGCAACAGCGGCAGCCACGTGGCGAAGATGCGGATCACGCCGGAACGCCGTACGGGACCGGAGTTTCAGGCCGTGCATCCGGGGCGGGAATGGTTCACCGTGATCAGCGGGACGGCCCTGCTCTTCCTCGGCGAGCGGCAGATCCCGGTCGCGGCGGGCAACGCGGCCGAGTTCTCCACGATGATTCCGCACTCGATCGGCGCGGTCGGTGGACCCGTCGAGATCCTCACGATCTTTGACCAGGAGGGCGAGCGGGCCCA
- a CDS encoding GGDEF domain-containing protein, whose product MLAAGFLCVLAFVKVAFTGTGPIDRRALHLLALTGAIGAGGGSLAPLLAAKPHLNTTHVLLPATCFCLSLAADRQLRAGRLTRPFPRPAMRRLSPMPYAAVLATAGLLLSSAAGHTADLLAVAIGSVTVTLLVATRQLIALRDNARLLDDLDARQRELAHQAGNDALTGLANRTVLAREITEALAGDPSGVSVALIDLDDFKAINDDLGHAVGDELLVAVAGTIRAQLPPGSLVARQGGDEYALLLPGDATRTLAAIASQLRRSVHAGGHELVVESSIGLAPARPGDTTDELLRRADVAMYEAKGLGKGRQVTYTAEMDQRTAPSRVPA is encoded by the coding sequence GTGCTCGCGGCCGGCTTCCTGTGCGTGCTGGCCTTCGTCAAGGTCGCCTTCACCGGCACCGGCCCGATCGACCGGCGCGCCCTGCACCTGCTGGCCCTTACAGGCGCGATCGGGGCCGGCGGTGGCTCGCTGGCCCCGCTGCTGGCAGCCAAGCCGCACCTGAACACCACGCACGTCCTGCTGCCGGCCACCTGCTTCTGCCTCAGCCTGGCCGCCGACCGGCAGCTGCGCGCCGGCCGTCTCACCCGGCCGTTTCCGCGCCCGGCAATGCGGCGGCTCAGTCCCATGCCGTACGCGGCCGTGCTCGCCACCGCGGGCCTGCTGCTCAGCAGCGCCGCCGGGCACACCGCCGACCTGCTCGCGGTCGCGATCGGCTCGGTGACCGTCACGTTGCTGGTCGCCACCCGCCAGCTGATCGCCCTGCGCGACAACGCCCGCCTGCTCGACGACCTCGACGCCCGGCAGCGCGAACTGGCCCACCAGGCCGGCAACGACGCGCTCACCGGCCTGGCCAACCGCACGGTGCTGGCCCGCGAGATCACCGAGGCGCTGGCCGGGGACCCGTCCGGCGTCAGCGTCGCCCTGATCGACCTCGACGACTTCAAGGCCATCAACGACGACCTCGGCCACGCGGTCGGCGACGAGCTGCTGGTCGCCGTGGCCGGCACGATCCGGGCCCAGCTACCCCCGGGAAGCCTGGTGGCCCGCCAGGGCGGCGACGAGTACGCGCTGCTGCTGCCCGGCGACGCCACCCGGACGCTCGCCGCGATCGCGTCCCAGCTGCGCCGGTCGGTGCACGCGGGCGGCCACGAACTGGTCGTCGAGTCCAGCATCGGCCTGGCCCCCGCCCGCCCCGGCGACACCACCGACGAGCTGCTGCGCCGGGCCGACGTCGCGATGTACGAGGCCAAAGGGCTGGGCAAGGGCCGCCAGGTCACGTACACGGCGGAGATGGACCAGCGCACCGCCCCGTCCCGCGTCCCAGCCTGA